In a single window of the Zea mays cultivar B73 chromosome 5, Zm-B73-REFERENCE-NAM-5.0, whole genome shotgun sequence genome:
- the LOC100273707 gene encoding uncharacterized isoform X1 produces MASDPSTFSPIGVDAMGGGYFMAGSSSYGGGGIMSAEVPHFHHPGVLLDQGGFGFGGLGNAAVVGGAATAADLGAHYAANNIVLASFASQLLANAPAPPRDDRAGGRTPPDEMDEELYGVAGCDSRVAASLRCPSQSGAMAVWSSPSSSKKPYGIWTSAGGPAHEPYHLAAAGLSDAGGLRYPLAACSGGNASAAAASELSLTLCSNSIASSDSALNATEQCSSGASRSALTELPRARSRMALHFAAVVARSRYAAVVQDLLNDVVGHMLDGVADVTDDSCSGIGSVGAPSAVSSNRFMASTEDAGARWGQAQRVRSNLLKTLQLMDEKYNQCLDEIQSTTARFNTLMHSPPGGGGGGGGICAPFAHRAVSTMYRGLRRRLAGEIMAAASRASCWGESSSSVTVAAGGDVERSWESAFIQKHWSAQQLRRTEQQCWRPQRGLPEKSVAVLKAWMFENFLHPYPKDHEKDVLAARSGLTRNQVSNWFINARVRLWKPMIEEMYQDLKRSSGAGGGGHGPAMEPQQHLSKRRICELEDGGQ; encoded by the exons ATGGCGAGCGATCCGTCGACGTTCTCGCCAATCGGGGTGGACGCCATGGGCGGCGGCTACTTCATGGCCGGCAGCAGCAGCTACGGAGGCGGCGGCATTATGAGCGCCGAGGTGCCGCACTTCCACCACCCCGGCGTGCTTCTTGACCAGGGCGGCTTCGGGTTCGGCGGCCTCGGCAACGCGGCGGTCGTCGGCGGCGCCGCGACGGCGGCGGATCTGGGCGCGCACTACGCGGCGAACAACATCGTGCTGGCCTCCTTCGCCAGCCAGCTCCTCGCTAacgcccccgcgccgccgcgggaTGATCGTGCCGGCGGGAGGACGCCGCCGGACGAGATGGACGAAGAGCTGTACGGCGTCGCCGGCTGCGACAGCCGCGTCGCGGCGAGCTTGCGGTGCCCCAGCCAATCCGGGGCCATGGCGGTCTGGTCGTCGCCATCGTCGTCCAAGAAGCCGTACGGCATCTGGACCAGCGCCGGCGGACCAGCTCATGAACCATACCACCTCGCCGCGGCCGGGCTCTCCGACGCGGGAGGCCTCCGCTACCCGCTCGCCGCCTGCAGTGGCGGCAACGCGtccgcggcggcggcgagcgAGCTGTCGCTGACTCTGTGCTCCAACTCCATCGCTTCCTCGGACAGCGCGCTGAACGCGACGGAGCAGTGCTCCTCGGGAGCGAGCCGGTCCGCCCTGACCGAGCTGCCGCGGGCGCGGTCCCGGATGGCGCTGCACTtcgccgcggtggtggcgcgctcGCGGTACGCGGCCGTGGTCCAGGATTTGCTCAACGACGTCGTCGGCCACATGCTGGACGGCGTCGCCGACGTGACCGACGACTCGTGCAGCGGCATCGGCTCGGTTGGCGCGCCGTCCGCGGTGAGCTCCAACAGGTTCATGGCCTCGACCGAAGACGCCGGCGCGCGCTGGGGCCAGGCCCAGAGGGTCCGGAGCAACCTCCTCAAGACGCTTCAGCTG ATGGACGAGAAGTACAACCAGTGCTTGGACGAGATCCAGAGCACGACGGCCAGGTTCAACACCCTGATGCACTCGcccccgggcggcggcggcggcggcggcggcatctgcgcgccgttcgcgcaccgcgccgtgTCGACGATGTACCGTGGGCTGAGGCGGCGGCTCGCCGGCGAGATCATGGCTGCGGCGAGCAGGGCCAGCTGCTGGggcgagtcgtcgtcgtcggtgaCGGTGGCCGCGGGCGGCGACGTGGAGCGGAGCTGGGAGTCGGCCTTCATACAGAAGCACTggtcggcgcagcagctgcggcgCACCGAGCAGCAGTGCTGGCGGCCCCAGCGCGGCCTGCCGGAGAAGTCCGTCGCCGTGCTCAAGGCGTGGATGTTCGAGAACTTCCTGCACCC GTATCCCAAGGACCATGAGAAGGACGTGCTGGCGGCAAGGAGCGGCCTCACCAGGAACCAG GTGTCGAATTGGTTCATAAACGCGCGGGTTCGTCTATGGAAGCCGATGATCGAGGAGATGtaccaggacctcaagaggagcTCGGGTGCAGGAGGAGGAGGGCACGGCCCGGCGATGGAGCCACAGCAGCACTTGAGCAAGCGTCGAATTTGCGAGCTGGAAGATGGTGGCCAGTGA